One genomic window of Geovibrio ferrireducens includes the following:
- a CDS encoding class I SAM-dependent methyltransferase, with amino-acid sequence MTEPNDVRVVKPEFRHYAEPDSRVLDILMLSVSEWEAMPFYARVHANEFYLLLCSLDIKPRHILEWGSGYSTYLFSYFAGIWGTEYILSIDDNKKYQDDILEKLRPCQPYLEACSISQTGQIWPWDAEEYNYATFPFSTGKKFDLVFVDGRRRNECMFAASRCLAEKGLVILHDSWRKRYELGMSLFRKINIFDEYTVMMSMEAK; translated from the coding sequence ATGACTGAACCGAATGATGTAAGGGTGGTGAAACCCGAATTCAGACATTATGCGGAACCGGACAGCAGAGTGCTTGATATTCTGATGCTGTCTGTTTCGGAATGGGAGGCTATGCCCTTTTACGCAAGAGTTCATGCTAACGAATTTTACCTTCTTCTGTGTTCGCTTGATATTAAACCCCGCCATATTCTGGAATGGGGCAGCGGGTATTCCACCTATCTTTTCAGCTATTTTGCAGGCATATGGGGTACGGAGTATATTCTGAGCATAGACGATAACAAGAAATATCAGGATGATATTCTGGAGAAATTAAGGCCCTGCCAGCCTTATCTGGAGGCTTGCAGCATTTCTCAGACAGGGCAGATATGGCCTTGGGATGCTGAGGAATATAATTATGCAACATTTCCCTTCTCAACAGGTAAAAAATTTGATCTTGTGTTTGTGGACGGAAGAAGGCGGAACGAATGTATGTTTGCGGCCAGCAGGTGCCTTGCCGAAAAGGGGCTCGTAATCCTGCATGATTCATGGCGGAAACGTTATGAACTCGGAATGAGCCTCTTCAGGAAAATCAATATATTTGATGAATACACTGTCATGATGAGCATGGAGGCAAAGTGA
- a CDS encoding FkbM family methyltransferase, which produces MNGFMELLFGSMPADYRWLMMLKEAADKEYFDFAEAEAAADKINKTDSEYKNALSRLAYFLAHIRQYNDALRLFEKDSASGRQTWWGKLRHAECIALSGDAATASAIVLETYSENTAAVNGFGHMGWSLLRAGKAERAEVIEIIKRDIELGRITNGFKLVAGRIIAPVQADMAEKLINEAYSADSSLKDGFSMAAAEFLLMKNYAAALIWFEKDDACGRMSPEQRLKYAELLARKGRTADAEKNTETAYSADSSLRDGYSRLFRFSSVFDTPRYAYLLAEDKRRGRSTGIYAEADAERLSENYGLLADIERAEKRFGMSVGLQYAALEKMVRENAGAGFADVLGFRLKIASPFDVLVQFREIFLEENYYFTSEKEAPFIIDGGANAGMALAYFKWLYPSSVITAFEPNPELFEICKENIESNGWKGITLHPYALSDSEGTVQFTVYPAMPMGSGIAGRFSALESRTIDVQTVRLSRHMSEYTDFLKLDIEGAEEAVCREAEDKLIENCGAGFIEYHYDSETAENSLGSILHLLEDKGFEYEISGRRIRRKNAAPADKWSMNIFFTSRRKSDD; this is translated from the coding sequence TTGAACGGATTCATGGAACTGCTTTTCGGTTCAATGCCTGCAGATTACCGCTGGCTTATGATGCTGAAAGAAGCTGCTGATAAAGAATATTTTGACTTTGCCGAGGCTGAGGCCGCAGCGGATAAAATCAATAAAACAGACTCTGAATATAAAAATGCCCTCTCCCGCCTTGCCTATTTTCTGGCACATATCAGACAGTACAATGATGCGCTCAGACTTTTTGAAAAAGACAGTGCCTCCGGCAGGCAGACATGGTGGGGAAAACTCCGTCATGCTGAATGTATTGCGCTGAGCGGTGACGCTGCCACTGCTTCCGCAATAGTTCTGGAAACGTATTCCGAAAATACTGCGGCGGTGAACGGCTTCGGTCATATGGGCTGGTCTCTTCTCCGTGCGGGGAAAGCTGAACGCGCGGAAGTTATTGAAATTATAAAAAGGGATATTGAACTCGGCCGCATCACAAACGGTTTTAAGCTTGTAGCTGGGCGTATTATTGCGCCTGTGCAGGCAGACATGGCAGAAAAGCTGATTAACGAGGCATATAGTGCAGATTCCTCTCTGAAAGACGGTTTCTCAATGGCTGCCGCAGAGTTTTTGCTGATGAAAAATTATGCCGCTGCCCTCATATGGTTTGAAAAGGACGATGCATGCGGCAGAATGTCGCCTGAGCAGAGGCTGAAATATGCTGAACTGCTTGCCCGTAAGGGCAGAACGGCAGATGCCGAGAAAAATACTGAAACGGCGTACAGTGCAGATTCCTCTCTGAGAGACGGTTATTCTCGGCTGTTCAGGTTTTCATCAGTGTTTGATACTCCGCGTTATGCGTATCTTCTGGCAGAGGATAAAAGGCGCGGACGCTCCACGGGCATTTATGCTGAGGCTGATGCCGAGAGACTGTCAGAAAACTATGGACTGCTTGCTGATATTGAGCGGGCAGAAAAACGGTTCGGAATGTCTGTTGGTTTGCAGTATGCGGCTCTGGAGAAAATGGTTCGGGAAAATGCCGGGGCGGGTTTCGCTGATGTTCTTGGTTTCAGACTGAAAATTGCCAGTCCTTTCGATGTCCTTGTGCAGTTCAGGGAGATCTTCCTTGAAGAAAACTACTATTTTACAAGCGAGAAGGAAGCACCTTTCATTATAGACGGCGGTGCGAATGCTGGAATGGCACTTGCCTATTTCAAATGGCTTTATCCCTCATCTGTTATAACCGCTTTTGAGCCGAACCCCGAACTTTTTGAAATCTGCAAAGAGAATATAGAATCAAACGGGTGGAAGGGCATTACCCTGCATCCTTATGCCTTGAGTGATTCCGAAGGAACGGTCCAGTTCACCGTTTACCCGGCCATGCCTATGGGCTCAGGGATAGCAGGGAGGTTCTCAGCCCTTGAGTCCCGTACAATAGATGTTCAGACCGTTCGCCTCAGCAGGCACATGAGCGAATACACCGACTTCCTCAAGCTGGATATAGAGGGAGCTGAGGAAGCTGTGTGCAGGGAAGCGGAGGATAAGCTGATTGAAAACTGCGGAGCAGGCTTCATTGAGTATCATTATGATTCTGAAACGGCAGAGAACAGTTTGGGAAGTATTCTACATCTTCTCGAAGATAAAGGGTTTGAATATGAAATAAGCGGCAGGCGCATCCGGCGTAAGAATGCCGCTCCTGCTGACAAATGGTCTATGAATATCTTTTTTACATCACGGAGAAAGTCGGATGACTGA
- a CDS encoding B12-binding domain-containing radical SAM protein — translation MKKVLLINSSFSVSERRYSSFGPPLGIISVASALRESGYRVIFVDPQVEENYEEMIRIALDDELLFVGMSAYMGANLKNCLKLTREVKAMRPDLPVVWGGPLASSLPEECFRKADVDFIVMGAGEETIVQLAAYLADKEPGKVLFNPYISFRKDENKYEIGRLYSFNGDIENLPAIDLRLWEKGIKKMNSIPLITSRGCPYKCSFCYNTFNEKGKYFLRTAQSIIDEMDSNSVSFSCTNFSFIDDNFLINENRALDVFAHAEKKGYRIQRVYGHLNNFTPKIQEALIKGKIGVTMCIESGSARIRKILNKHIDTDKAVALIRNLTSASVPFVTAFLFGIPGEEFDDIRQSVGLAKIIDGVSDGKAVSMFYLYAPQPKDRIVEEYERQGVKLDFAFENMSDVEVVPVPPNDMINLQIRPWMTGDMAEFYKNLAEVWLYHFGSKKNKGNYSLENAYKNHSKIKELFL, via the coding sequence GTGAAAAAGGTGCTTCTTATAAACTCTTCATTTTCTGTGAGTGAACGCCGTTATTCCTCATTCGGCCCTCCTTTGGGTATTATCTCTGTTGCATCGGCACTCCGTGAGAGCGGCTATAGGGTTATCTTTGTCGACCCTCAAGTTGAGGAAAATTATGAAGAGATGATCCGTATTGCTCTTGACGATGAACTGCTGTTTGTCGGTATGTCTGCGTATATGGGGGCAAATCTGAAAAATTGTCTAAAGCTGACGAGGGAAGTAAAGGCTATGCGTCCAGATTTACCGGTTGTCTGGGGAGGGCCTCTTGCATCGTCTCTTCCTGAGGAATGCTTCAGGAAGGCCGATGTCGATTTTATTGTTATGGGTGCAGGAGAGGAGACTATTGTTCAGCTTGCGGCCTACCTTGCTGATAAAGAACCGGGTAAAGTTCTGTTCAACCCTTATATATCTTTTAGGAAAGATGAAAATAAGTATGAAATAGGCCGTCTGTACAGTTTCAATGGAGATATAGAAAATCTTCCGGCAATAGATTTGAGGTTGTGGGAAAAAGGGATCAAGAAAATGAATTCCATCCCTTTAATAACCTCAAGAGGCTGTCCCTACAAATGCAGTTTCTGCTATAACACCTTTAATGAAAAAGGGAAATATTTCCTGAGAACAGCTCAGTCAATTATTGACGAGATGGACAGCAATTCTGTGAGTTTCTCATGCACGAACTTCAGCTTTATTGATGACAATTTTCTTATAAATGAGAACCGTGCTCTGGATGTGTTTGCTCATGCTGAGAAAAAAGGATATAGAATACAAAGGGTTTACGGACATTTGAATAACTTTACTCCGAAAATTCAAGAAGCGCTGATAAAAGGGAAAATCGGCGTAACTATGTGTATTGAATCAGGTTCCGCTAGAATAAGGAAAATTCTGAATAAACATATAGACACGGACAAAGCCGTTGCACTGATCAGAAATCTTACTTCAGCCTCTGTACCGTTTGTTACTGCATTTCTCTTTGGTATTCCGGGTGAAGAGTTTGATGATATACGGCAGAGTGTGGGGCTTGCTAAAATCATCGATGGAGTTTCAGACGGTAAAGCGGTTTCAATGTTTTATCTTTATGCCCCGCAGCCCAAAGACCGTATTGTTGAGGAATATGAGAGGCAAGGAGTCAAGCTTGATTTTGCCTTTGAGAATATGTCTGATGTGGAAGTTGTGCCTGTTCCTCCTAATGATATGATAAATCTTCAAATACGCCCGTGGATGACAGGAGATATGGCGGAATTCTATAAAAATCTTGCAGAGGTATGGCTTTATCATTTCGGATCTAAGAAAAATAAAGGGAATTATTCTTTGGAAAATGCGTATAAAAATCATTCCAAAATAAAAGAATTGTTCTTATGA